In one window of Frigoriglobus tundricola DNA:
- a CDS encoding menaquinone biosynthetic enzyme MqnA/MqnD family protein: MATLRVGAVNYLNTKPLVERLTDFAPDIDLSFDLPSQLADQLAAGDLDVGLVPVVEFFRGDNYTFVKNIAIGSRGPVLSVTLFSKVPWAAIRSVSLDEGSRTSAALTQMILRKRYGVTPVVEPLPIAAPADDLTTDAVLLIGDRAMRACLPGYRFAYDLGEEWTAWTGLPMVFAVWAVRSGVALGDAEAAFHRAKEYGLAHAGVIAQREAAALGLDPGYCRRYMSNIIRYDLGPAELAGMTRYHELASELGLVPERARASGAA; this comes from the coding sequence ATGGCCACGCTTCGCGTCGGAGCGGTCAACTACCTGAACACGAAGCCGCTCGTCGAGCGGCTCACGGACTTCGCGCCGGACATCGACCTGTCCTTCGACCTGCCCAGCCAGCTCGCGGACCAGCTCGCAGCCGGCGACCTGGACGTCGGCCTCGTTCCGGTGGTCGAGTTCTTCCGCGGCGACAACTACACGTTCGTGAAGAACATCGCGATCGGCTCGCGCGGCCCGGTGCTGAGCGTCACGCTGTTCAGCAAGGTGCCCTGGGCCGCGATCCGCAGCGTTTCCCTCGACGAGGGCTCCCGCACCAGCGCCGCGCTCACGCAAATGATCTTACGGAAGCGGTACGGCGTGACGCCGGTCGTCGAACCGCTCCCGATCGCCGCGCCGGCCGACGACCTCACCACCGACGCCGTTCTGCTCATCGGCGACCGCGCGATGCGGGCGTGCCTGCCGGGCTACCGGTTCGCCTACGACCTGGGCGAGGAGTGGACCGCCTGGACCGGGTTGCCAATGGTGTTCGCCGTGTGGGCGGTGCGGAGCGGCGTCGCCCTCGGCGACGCCGAGGCGGCGTTCCACCGCGCGAAGGAGTACGGGCTGGCGCACGCGGGCGTGATCGCCCAGCGCGAGGCCGCGGCGCTCGGGCTCGACCCCGGCTACTGCCGCCGGTACATGAGCAACATCATCCGCTACGATCTCGGCCCCGCGGAACTCGCCGGCATGACGCGCTATCACGAGCTGGCGAGCGAGTTGGGACTGGTGCCGGAGCGGGCGCGTGCGAGCGGCGCGGCGTGA
- a CDS encoding S9 family peptidase → MRRALVLCLFVFAVGRLSAAPPERTHDIVPADYASVNTITEIALSPDGKQVAYCLATWDKKADNRRTELWVVDTDGKGKPRQLTNDRANDSHPKWAADGKAVYVLAARGAKAKPQVWKVPLEGKPEAVTDVKAGVVGYDYAPKADAIFYTVDATATDKDDFSALRAKYGKIDYGSGKRAVSELVRTTKGEKPETVIADKRYIREFAVTQDGKKIAMVSASDDTVVKSEGESRVDVWEDGKIVTPPTDVYRAKAASPYAWLEGLAWNPDGTRFAFCAIFDAYPAEIIVGELKSGKWETSRMPREEGVQVRGYGSPLKWLLKDDIVYLNDSKGCIDISSWDFRRGVGRAGGMLKGGIVYGFDASFEHSVVVVIHGDEKCFAKLVVVDGQTGNRNLADHNTHTETWKLPTIEHVTWKAPDGVSVGGPLELPYGWKKGDKPLPLVVAIHGGPTTASYTDQRFDPHNGRMYFAAKGYAVLCPNYRGSTGYGDTFVTDLIGKENDIEVKDILAGIQHLIKEGIADPDRIAVMGWSNGGYLTNCLITLKDPPVKIKAASSGAGIVDTVAEWGFNDEPGYPIVFKKGLPWEQPDIYKKTSPTYGLGNVTTPTLIHVGGNDDRCPPGHSRMLYRALKEYTKVPTELNVYPGQPHGLGTLSFRTAKMEWDLAWFEKYLQK, encoded by the coding sequence ATGCGCCGCGCGCTCGTCCTGTGCCTGTTCGTGTTCGCCGTCGGCCGGTTGTCCGCCGCGCCGCCCGAACGCACCCACGACATCGTCCCCGCCGACTACGCGAGCGTGAACACGATCACCGAGATCGCCCTCTCGCCAGATGGCAAGCAGGTGGCGTACTGCCTGGCAACGTGGGACAAAAAGGCCGACAACCGCCGCACGGAACTGTGGGTCGTGGACACCGACGGCAAGGGCAAGCCGAGGCAACTCACGAACGATCGCGCCAACGACAGCCACCCGAAGTGGGCGGCCGACGGGAAGGCGGTTTATGTGCTCGCGGCCCGCGGCGCGAAGGCCAAGCCACAAGTGTGGAAGGTGCCGCTGGAGGGCAAACCCGAGGCGGTGACCGACGTGAAGGCCGGCGTCGTCGGCTACGACTACGCCCCGAAGGCCGATGCGATTTTTTACACCGTTGACGCCACGGCGACCGACAAGGACGACTTCTCCGCGCTCCGCGCGAAGTACGGCAAGATCGACTACGGCTCCGGCAAGCGCGCCGTGAGCGAACTGGTCCGCACCACGAAGGGCGAAAAGCCCGAAACGGTCATCGCCGACAAGCGGTACATTCGCGAGTTCGCCGTCACGCAGGACGGCAAGAAGATCGCGATGGTCAGCGCCAGCGACGACACGGTGGTGAAGTCCGAAGGCGAGAGCCGCGTGGACGTGTGGGAGGACGGCAAGATCGTCACGCCGCCGACGGACGTGTACCGGGCGAAGGCCGCGTCACCGTATGCGTGGCTCGAAGGGCTGGCGTGGAACCCGGACGGCACCCGCTTCGCGTTCTGCGCGATTTTCGACGCCTACCCGGCGGAGATCATCGTCGGTGAACTGAAGAGCGGGAAGTGGGAGACGAGCCGGATGCCGCGCGAAGAAGGGGTGCAGGTTCGCGGTTACGGTTCGCCGCTGAAATGGCTCTTGAAAGACGACATTGTCTATTTGAATGATTCCAAAGGCTGCATTGATATCAGTTCTTGGGATTTCCGACGAGGGGTCGGTCGGGCCGGTGGCATGTTGAAAGGTGGTATTGTTTACGGGTTTGATGCGAGCTTTGAGCATAGCGTTGTCGTGGTCATTCATGGCGATGAAAAATGCTTCGCAAAACTGGTCGTTGTCGATGGTCAGACCGGTAACAGAAATCTGGCCGATCACAACACGCATACCGAAACGTGGAAACTCCCCACCATCGAACACGTCACCTGGAAAGCCCCGGACGGCGTCAGCGTCGGCGGGCCGCTCGAACTCCCTTACGGCTGGAAGAAGGGCGACAAGCCGCTGCCGCTGGTGGTCGCCATTCACGGCGGGCCGACCACCGCAAGCTACACCGACCAGCGCTTCGACCCGCACAACGGCCGCATGTACTTCGCCGCCAAGGGCTACGCGGTGCTGTGCCCGAACTACCGCGGGTCCACCGGCTACGGCGACACGTTCGTCACCGACCTCATCGGCAAGGAGAACGACATCGAGGTGAAGGACATTCTCGCCGGCATCCAGCACCTGATCAAGGAAGGCATCGCCGATCCCGACCGCATCGCGGTCATGGGCTGGTCGAACGGCGGCTACCTGACGAACTGCCTCATCACGCTGAAAGACCCGCCCGTGAAGATCAAGGCCGCGTCGAGCGGCGCCGGCATCGTGGACACGGTCGCGGAATGGGGCTTCAACGACGAGCCGGGATACCCGATCGTGTTCAAGAAGGGGCTGCCGTGGGAGCAACCCGACATCTACAAGAAGACCTCGCCCACCTACGGTCTCGGCAACGTGACCACGCCGACGCTCATTCACGTCGGCGGGAACGACGACCGCTGCCCGCCGGGGCACAGCCGGATGCTGTACCGCGCGCTAAAGGAGTACACCAAGGTGCCGACGGAACTGAACGTGTACCCCGGCCAGCCGCACGGGCTCGGCACGCTCTCGTTCCGCACCGCGAAAATGGAATGGGACCTCGCGTGGTTCGAGAAGTACCTTCAGAAGTAG
- the nhaA gene encoding Na+/H+ antiporter NhaA, translating to MAHPVTHVSSYLPVPRIWRYTRPLARFLQIESASGSVLLVCTVVALVLANSPAAAAVHTFWHTPVRLGIGAFALGGELGHFVINDVLMTVFFFVVGLEIKRELVAGELREWRKAALPVAAALGGMLVPAGLYMALQARHFGEPQFRGWGVPMATDIAFVVGIMAVLGPRVPLGLKIMMLALAIADDIGAVVVIAAFYSSGLDGFMLLLAAAGFAVVRMLNEAGVRSVGVYVAVGALIWVAVHRSGVHPTVAGVALGLLTPSEVWVGREALRLSIADLQAQLATAPGDVLVEDLELVAFAAQESVSPLERLEHALHPWVGFAIMPLFALANAGVHVELSAITEPVSVAVALALLLGKPTGVVLFSALAVRFGVAKLPQGVSWPALVGAGFLAGIGFTMSLFVAGLAFGAEARLLADAKIGILLGSVLSALVGAGLLLFTLRRAVGSHKVEDPTD from the coding sequence ATGGCCCACCCGGTCACCCACGTCAGCTCGTACCTGCCGGTGCCGCGCATCTGGCGGTACACCCGGCCACTCGCGCGCTTCCTCCAGATCGAGTCGGCCAGCGGCTCCGTGCTGCTCGTGTGTACGGTCGTCGCGCTCGTGCTGGCGAACTCGCCCGCGGCGGCGGCGGTCCACACGTTCTGGCACACCCCGGTTCGGCTCGGGATCGGCGCCTTCGCGCTCGGCGGCGAGCTGGGACACTTCGTCATCAACGACGTGCTGATGACCGTCTTCTTCTTCGTAGTGGGGCTGGAAATCAAGCGCGAGCTGGTCGCGGGCGAGTTGCGCGAGTGGCGGAAGGCGGCGCTGCCCGTGGCGGCGGCCCTCGGCGGGATGCTGGTGCCCGCCGGGCTGTACATGGCCCTTCAGGCGCGGCACTTCGGGGAGCCGCAGTTCCGGGGGTGGGGCGTGCCGATGGCGACGGACATCGCGTTCGTCGTCGGCATCATGGCGGTCCTCGGCCCGCGCGTCCCGCTCGGGCTGAAGATCATGATGCTGGCGCTCGCCATCGCCGACGACATCGGCGCGGTGGTGGTGATCGCCGCGTTCTACAGCAGCGGGCTGGACGGGTTCATGCTGCTCCTCGCGGCGGCCGGGTTCGCCGTCGTGCGCATGCTGAACGAGGCCGGCGTGCGGTCGGTCGGGGTGTACGTCGCGGTCGGCGCGCTCATCTGGGTGGCGGTACACAGGTCCGGCGTCCACCCGACGGTGGCGGGGGTGGCGCTCGGGCTGCTCACGCCGTCCGAGGTGTGGGTGGGCCGCGAGGCGCTGCGGCTCTCGATCGCCGACCTTCAGGCGCAGCTCGCGACCGCCCCCGGCGACGTGCTGGTGGAGGACCTGGAACTGGTCGCGTTCGCGGCGCAGGAGAGCGTGTCGCCGCTGGAGCGGCTCGAGCACGCGCTGCACCCGTGGGTCGGGTTCGCGATCATGCCGCTGTTCGCGCTGGCGAACGCGGGCGTCCACGTCGAGCTGAGCGCGATCACGGAACCGGTGTCCGTGGCGGTCGCGCTGGCGCTACTGCTGGGGAAGCCGACCGGCGTGGTGCTGTTCAGCGCCCTCGCGGTGCGGTTCGGCGTGGCGAAGCTGCCGCAGGGGGTGAGTTGGCCGGCGCTGGTGGGCGCCGGGTTCCTGGCCGGGATCGGGTTCACGATGTCGCTGTTCGTGGCCGGGCTGGCGTTCGGCGCCGAGGCGCGCCTGCTGGCCGACGCCAAGATCGGCATCCTGCTCGGCTCCGTCCTGAGCGCGCTGGTGGGTGCGGGGTTGCTCCTGTTTACGCTCCGGCGCGCGGTCGGAAGTCATAAAGTCGAAGACCCAACCGACTAA
- a CDS encoding efflux RND transporter permease subunit: MFTRFFIDRPIFAAVLAIMTVLAGYVGLVSRPVAQYPDITPPTIEVYAIYPGANARTVADTVAAPIEQQVNGVEDMMYMSSTCGNDGSYTLTVTFKPGVDLNIAQVLVQNRESLAEPVLPDLVKRRGVTVKKKSPSQLMIINLKGTGEAPTDEQKRQELLLKLSNYATIQLRDELARLQGVGDITYLGQRDYSMRIWLDPEKMAVKKVAAADVLSAIEQQNAQVAAGQVGQPPAPRGQSFQYTINTLGRLTEPSMFGDIILKADPDSRPVRLKDVVHEVRHPPNPDGTPGELVRGGVQLGALSYDQTCTFDGTPSVALAVYQLPGTNAIATANRVRSKMNELKARFPADLTYEIAYDTTPFIEESKEEVFKTLRDAIVLVALVMLIFLQSWRAAIIPLAAVPVAIIGAFAAMAVLGYTVNSLTLFGLVLAVGIVVDDAIVVVEAVQHHIEHGQAPREATIAAMDQVAGPIVAIGLVLTAVFVPCVFITGIVGEFYRQFAVTIAVGTLISAFNSLTLSPALCALLLKPGSAAQAQEPLPRVAFPLMAAAAVYFLLNEHLEEWAAAQPWLAGAPEWAVPAAAALAGAAVGWVGRVVLNRTLGRLFAGFNRVFDALTGGYVRAVAVALRGSLVVLIGYGGLLYLTYVTLSTAPAGFIPAQDKGYLLVNMVLPDAASLERTEAQMKKLEAVALATRGVKHTVSVSGQSVMIGTNAPNFATLYVMLDEFPARRDPELTGDAIAAKLQRDFSEAVPGAKITVFGAPPVDGLGTTGGFKMIIEDRGDAGSEELEKACREIVDTTNERAERAAADAAAPPVELRDAFTGYRADTPWLRLNIDRDAAQTMGVAVGDIVTALQVYFGSLYVNDFNLYGRTWQVNVQADERFRRHPNDLKRLRVKSSLLENDNNIAVQQAKAGGKAAPVLKETMVPLAGILSVRDSTGPVMVQRYNLYPSAALTASPAPGASSGQALAALERTAAEHLPSNMKAEWTELALLQLQTGDTAVRAFVLSVVLVFLVLAAQYESWALPLAVILVVPMCLLSAAAGVLYAGQDVNIFTQVGFIVLVGLACKNAILIVEFAKQEVDAGKARWQAAVEACRLRLRPIVMTSVAFIIGVVPLVLAEGAGAEMRRALGTAVFAGMLGVTAFGLFLTPVFFVVVQRVTGWWGGEKPRAHALGTDLLHLNDALDEKVVAALHVVSHQPDGDGHPAPPPPKPHE, from the coding sequence ATGTTCACCCGCTTCTTCATCGACCGGCCGATCTTCGCCGCCGTGCTGGCGATCATGACCGTGCTGGCGGGGTACGTCGGCCTGGTGTCGCGCCCGGTCGCCCAGTACCCCGACATCACCCCGCCGACGATCGAGGTGTACGCCATCTACCCCGGCGCGAACGCGCGCACGGTGGCCGACACGGTGGCCGCGCCGATCGAGCAGCAGGTGAACGGCGTGGAGGACATGATGTACATGTCCTCCACGTGCGGGAACGACGGCTCGTACACGCTCACCGTCACGTTCAAGCCGGGCGTCGACCTGAACATCGCGCAGGTGCTGGTGCAGAACCGGGAGAGCCTCGCGGAGCCGGTGCTCCCCGACCTCGTGAAGCGCCGCGGGGTGACCGTCAAGAAGAAGTCGCCCAGCCAGCTCATGATCATCAACCTGAAGGGCACCGGGGAGGCGCCGACCGACGAGCAGAAGCGACAGGAGCTGCTCCTCAAGCTGAGCAACTACGCCACCATCCAGTTGCGGGACGAGCTCGCGCGGCTCCAGGGCGTGGGCGACATCACCTACCTGGGCCAGCGCGACTACTCGATGCGGATCTGGCTGGACCCCGAAAAAATGGCGGTCAAGAAGGTCGCCGCGGCCGACGTGCTCTCCGCCATCGAGCAGCAGAACGCGCAGGTGGCCGCGGGCCAGGTGGGCCAGCCGCCGGCCCCGCGCGGCCAGTCGTTCCAGTACACGATCAACACCCTGGGCCGGCTGACCGAACCCAGCATGTTCGGCGACATCATCCTGAAGGCGGACCCCGACAGCCGCCCCGTGCGGCTCAAGGACGTCGTACACGAGGTGCGCCACCCCCCGAACCCGGACGGCACCCCCGGCGAGCTGGTCCGCGGGGGCGTGCAGCTCGGCGCGCTCAGCTACGACCAGACCTGCACCTTCGACGGCACGCCCTCGGTCGCGCTGGCCGTGTACCAGTTGCCCGGCACCAACGCCATCGCCACGGCGAACCGCGTGCGGAGCAAGATGAACGAGCTGAAGGCCCGGTTCCCGGCCGACCTGACCTACGAGATCGCCTACGACACCACGCCCTTCATCGAGGAATCGAAGGAGGAAGTGTTCAAGACGCTCCGCGACGCCATCGTGCTCGTCGCGCTCGTCATGCTGATCTTCCTCCAGTCGTGGCGGGCGGCGATCATCCCGCTGGCCGCGGTGCCGGTCGCCATCATCGGCGCGTTCGCGGCGATGGCCGTGCTCGGCTACACGGTGAACAGCCTCACGCTGTTCGGCCTCGTCCTCGCCGTGGGCATCGTGGTGGACGACGCCATCGTGGTCGTGGAGGCCGTCCAGCACCACATCGAGCACGGCCAGGCGCCGCGCGAGGCGACCATCGCGGCGATGGACCAGGTGGCCGGCCCGATCGTGGCGATCGGCCTGGTGCTGACGGCCGTGTTCGTGCCGTGCGTGTTCATCACGGGCATCGTGGGCGAGTTCTACCGGCAGTTCGCGGTGACCATCGCCGTCGGCACGCTGATCTCGGCGTTCAACTCGCTCACCCTCAGTCCCGCCCTCTGTGCCCTGCTGCTGAAGCCGGGCTCGGCCGCCCAGGCGCAGGAGCCGCTGCCGCGGGTGGCGTTCCCGCTCATGGCCGCGGCGGCGGTGTACTTCCTGCTCAACGAGCACCTCGAAGAGTGGGCGGCGGCGCAGCCGTGGCTGGCCGGGGCGCCGGAGTGGGCGGTGCCGGCGGCCGCGGCGCTCGCCGGCGCCGCGGTCGGCTGGGTCGGGCGCGTCGTGCTGAACCGCACCCTCGGGCGCCTGTTCGCCGGGTTCAACCGCGTGTTCGACGCGCTCACCGGCGGGTACGTCCGGGCGGTCGCCGTCGCCCTCCGCGGGTCGCTCGTGGTCCTCATCGGGTACGGCGGCCTCCTGTACCTCACCTACGTCACCCTGTCCACCGCGCCGGCGGGGTTCATCCCCGCCCAGGACAAGGGCTACCTGCTGGTGAACATGGTGCTGCCGGACGCCGCGTCGCTCGAGCGGACCGAGGCGCAAATGAAGAAGCTCGAAGCGGTGGCGCTCGCGACGCGGGGCGTGAAGCACACGGTCAGCGTGTCCGGCCAGTCGGTGATGATCGGCACCAACGCGCCGAACTTCGCCACCCTGTACGTGATGCTCGACGAGTTCCCGGCCCGGCGCGACCCGGAGCTGACGGGCGACGCCATCGCGGCCAAGCTCCAGCGGGACTTTTCCGAGGCGGTCCCCGGGGCGAAGATCACCGTGTTCGGGGCGCCGCCGGTGGACGGGCTGGGCACGACGGGCGGGTTCAAGATGATCATCGAGGACCGCGGCGACGCCGGGTCCGAGGAGCTGGAGAAGGCCTGCCGCGAGATCGTCGATACGACCAACGAGCGGGCGGAGCGGGCCGCGGCCGACGCGGCGGCCCCGCCGGTCGAGCTGCGCGACGCGTTCACCGGGTACCGGGCCGACACGCCCTGGCTGCGGCTCAACATCGACCGCGACGCGGCCCAGACGATGGGGGTCGCGGTCGGCGACATCGTCACCGCGCTGCAGGTGTACTTCGGCTCGCTGTACGTGAACGACTTCAACCTGTACGGCCGCACCTGGCAGGTGAACGTGCAGGCCGACGAGCGGTTCCGCCGCCACCCCAACGACCTGAAGCGCCTGCGCGTGAAGAGTTCGCTGCTGGAGAACGACAACAACATCGCCGTGCAGCAGGCGAAGGCCGGCGGCAAGGCGGCGCCGGTGCTCAAGGAAACGATGGTGCCGCTCGCGGGCATCCTCTCGGTGCGCGACAGCACCGGCCCGGTCATGGTGCAGCGGTACAACCTGTACCCGTCCGCGGCGCTGACCGCGAGCCCGGCGCCGGGGGCCAGTTCCGGGCAGGCGCTGGCCGCGCTGGAGAGGACCGCGGCCGAGCACCTGCCGTCCAACATGAAGGCCGAGTGGACCGAGCTGGCGCTCTTGCAGCTCCAAACGGGGGACACCGCCGTCCGCGCGTTCGTGCTCAGCGTGGTGCTGGTGTTCCTGGTGCTGGCCGCGCAGTACGAGTCCTGGGCGCTGCCGCTGGCCGTGATCCTCGTGGTGCCGATGTGCCTCCTGAGCGCCGCGGCGGGCGTGCTGTACGCCGGGCAGGACGTGAACATCTTCACGCAGGTCGGGTTCATCGTGCTGGTGGGGCTGGCGTGCAAGAACGCCATCCTGATCGTCGAGTTCGCCAAGCAGGAGGTGGACGCGGGCAAGGCGCGCTGGCAGGCCGCGGTCGAGGCGTGCCGACTCCGGCTCCGGCCGATCGTCATGACCTCGGTGGCGTTCATCATCGGCGTGGTGCCGCTCGTGCTCGCCGAGGGCGCGGGCGCGGAGATGCGGCGCGCGCTGGGGACCGCGGTGTTCGCGGGGATGCTGGGCGTGACGGCGTTCGGCCTGTTCCTCACGCCGGTGTTCTTCGTGGTCGTGCAGCGGGTCACGGGCTGGTGGGGGGGCGAAAAGCCGCGGGCGCACGCACTGGGCACGGACCTGCTCCACCTGAACGACGCACTGGACGAGAAGGTGGTCGCGGCCCTGCACGTCGTTTCCCACCAGCCCGACGGGGACGGCCACCCGGCCCCGCCGCCCCCGAAACCGCACGAGTAG